Proteins encoded in a region of the Vicia villosa cultivar HV-30 ecotype Madison, WI linkage group LG5, Vvil1.0, whole genome shotgun sequence genome:
- the LOC131607741 gene encoding WAT1-related protein At1g25270-like produces MKDIRSILHGLKPDFLMVLVQIAYAMLTILYKLTLNDGMSMRVAAAYRLICASAFTIPVALIFDRKKRAKITWSVLSKTFLCGLFGGSLYQNLYLEALGLTTATFMMVVFNLLPAITFIIAVCFGMDKLNLRVVEGKAKVIGTIMGMSGAMLIIFFKGAEIHIWSSNINLLHPHHNTNEQMESKHEDLGKKLLGVTIALASTISFSMWLIIQAKLNEEYPCHHSCAALNATMGAIQATVIALCVERDWNQWKLENNLRILAVLYPGIVISGLAVIITSWCIKMRGPLFASNFNPLQLLIVAITAYFMLDEKLYLGSLLGAIVIVCSLYAVLWGQSKEMKNKKKILEITRMSENDEPTVISMPVPHDRVIQSYQSSPITKENIVNDK; encoded by the exons ATGAAGGACATAAGAAGTATATTGCATGGGTTGAAACCAGATTTTCTAATGGTGTTAGTACAGATTGCATATGCTATGCTAACTATATTATACAAGCTCACACTAAATGATGGAATGAGCATGAGAGTAGCCGCAGCATATCGCCTCATTTGTGCATCTGCTTTCACTATCCCAGTTGCTCTTATCTTTGATAG GAAGAAGAGAGCAAAGATTACTTGGAGTGTGCTTTCGAAAACATTTCTATGTGGATTGTTTGG GGGAAGTTTGTATCAAAACCTTTACCTCGAGGCTCTTGGTTTGACGACAGCAACATTTATGATGGTAGTCTTCAACCTACTACCGGCCATTACCTTCATCATAGCTGTATGCTTCGg AATGGATAAACTCAACTTGAGGGTAGTAGAAGGAAAGGCGAAAGTGATAGGAACTATAATGGGAATGAGTGGTGCAATGTTGATTATATTTTTCAAAGGTGCAGAAATTCATATTTGGTCTTCCAATATCAATCTTTTGCATCCACATCACAATACAAATGAGCAAATGGAATCTAAACATGAAGACCTTGGTAAAAAATTGTTGGGTGTTACAATTGCACTAGCAAGCACCATCTCTTTCTCTATGTGGCTTATCATTCAG GCTAAGTTGAATGAGGAATACCCTTGTCATCACTCATGTGCTGCTTTAAATGCCACAATGGGAGCTATTCAAGCAACTGTTATTGCTCTATGCGTTGAAAGGGACTGGAACCAATGGAAGCTAGAAAACAACCTCAGGATTCTTGCCGTTCTTTATCCG GGAATTGTGATCTCAGGATTAGCAGTTATCATTACTTCCTGGTGCATAAAGATGAGGGGACCTCTATTTGCGTCTAATTTCAATCCTCTACAACTCTTAATTGTAGCTATAACTGCTTATTTCATGTTGGATGAAAAACTATATTTGGGAAG CTTGCTTGGAGCAATTGTGATTGTGTGCAGTCTCTATGCGGTACTTTGGGGTCAAAGcaaagaaatgaaaaataaaaagaagatatTAGAAATTACAAGAATGTCTGAAAATGATGAGCCTACTGTTATTTCCATGCCTGTTCCACATGACAGAGTCATCCAAAGCTACCAGAGTTCCCCCATTACAAAAGAGAATATTGTTAATGATAAATAA